One region of Carassius gibelio isolate Cgi1373 ecotype wild population from Czech Republic chromosome A1, carGib1.2-hapl.c, whole genome shotgun sequence genomic DNA includes:
- the LOC128015613 gene encoding transmembrane protein 41A-B-like, which translates to MRSIWGLIALVAAATFYLYLLSAFLPPGPRAVRVHDTEPEHTADEPEEEELRLKFPSDLDELRELAELLQFYKTEHTGYVFILFCSAYLYKQSFAMPGSFFLNMLAGALFGPWHGLLIACTLTTVGSANCYLLSRTFGKRHIVRLFPEKVAMLQRMVEKNRSSLLFFLLFLRFFPMTPNWFLNVTSPILNIPIPIFFFSILIGLIPYNFICVRTGAILSEIHSLDNIFSWGTLLQLLLIACVALIPGALIRHYSQAHLNLDGLEANGHQKVQNDRKTR; encoded by the exons ATGCGCTCAATCTGGGGTTTAATTGCCTTGGTGGCCGCGGCAACTTTCTACTTGTATCTGCTGTCTGCGTTTCTGCCGCCGGGTCCTCGTGCCGTCCGTGTTCACGACACTGAACCTGAACACACTGCCGATGAACCGGAGGAGGAAGAACTCAG GTTGAAGTTCCCGTCTGATCTGGACGAGTTGAGGGAACTAGCCGAGCTGTTGCAGTTCTATAAGACAGAACACACTGGCTATGTGTTCATTCTCTTTTGCAGTGCCTACCTTTACAAGCAGTCCTTCGCCATGCCAGGCTCGTTCTTTTTG AACATGCTAGCGGGGGCGTTGTTTGGGCCATGGCATGGACTCCTCATCGCCTGCACTTTGACTACAGTGGGTTCCGCCAACTGCTACCTGCTGTCCCGTACATTTGGCAAACGCCACATCGTCAGGCTCTTCCCTGAGAAAGTGGCGATGCTACAGAGAATG GTGGAAAAGAACAGGAGTAGTTTGTTGTTCTTCTTGCTCTTTCTGCGGTTCTTTCCCATGACACCAAACTGGTTTCTGAACGTCACCTCTCCAATCCTCAACATCCCCATCCCCATATTCTTTTTCTCCATCCTCATTG GTCTGATCCCTTATAATTTTATCTGTGTCCGTACGGGTGCCATCTTGTCTGAGATCCACTCTTTGGATAACATCTTTTCGTGGGGCACCTTGCTGCAGCTCCTGTTGATCGCCTGTGTGGCTCTAATTCCTGGAGCTCTGATCCGCCACTACAGCCAGGCCCACCTAAACCTTGATGGCCTGGAGGCCAATGGACACCAAAAGGTCCAGAATGATCGCAAGACTAGATGA